A window from Balaenoptera musculus isolate JJ_BM4_2016_0621 chromosome 8, mBalMus1.pri.v3, whole genome shotgun sequence encodes these proteins:
- the BACE1 gene encoding beta-secretase 1 isoform X3: MAQALPWLLLWMSSGVLPAHGSQPGIRLPLRSGLGGAPLGLRLPRETDEEPEEPSRRGSFVEMVDNLRGKSGQGYYVEMTVGSPPQTLNILVDTGSSNFAVGAAPHPFLHRYYQRQLSSTYRDLRKGVYVPYTQGKWEGELGTDLVSIPHGPNVTVRANIAAITESDKFFINGSNWEGILGLAYAEIARPDDSLEPFFDSLVKQTHVPNLFSLQLCGAGFPLNQSEVLASVGGSMIIGGIDHSLYMGSLWYTPIRREWYYEVIIVRVEINGQDLKMDCKEYNYDKSIVDSGTTNLRLPKKVFEAAVKSIKAASSTEKFPDGFWLGEQLVCWQAGTTPWNIFPVISLYLMGEVTNQSFRITILPQQYLRPVEDVATSQDDCYKFAISQSSTGTVMGAVIMEGFYVVFDRARKRIGFAVSACHVHDEFRTAAVEGPFVTLDMEDCGYNIPQTDESTLMTIAYVMAAICALFMLPLCLMVCQWRCLRCLRHQHDDFADDISLLK; encoded by the exons ATGGCCCAAGCGCTGCCCTGGCTCCTGCTGTGGATGAGCTCCGGGGTGCTGCCTGCCCACGGCTCCCAGCCTGGCATCCGGCTGCCCCTGCGAAGCGGGCTGGGGGGCGCCCCCCTGGGGCTGCGGCTGCCCCGGGAGACCGACGAGGAGCCCGAGGAGCCCAGCCGGAGGGGCAGCTTTGTGGAGATGGTGGACAACCTGAGGGGCAAGTCCGGTCAGGGCTACTACGTGGAGATGACCGTGGGCAGCCCCCCACAGACG CTCAACATCCTGGTGGACACAGGCAGCAGTAACTTCGCAGTGGGGGCCGCCCCCCACCCTTTCCTGCACCGCTACTACCAGAGGCAGCT GTCCAGTACATACCGGGACCTCCGGAAGGGCGTGTATGTGCCCTACACCCAGGGCAAGTGGGAGGGGGAGCTGGGCACCGACCTGGTGAGCATCCCCCACGGCCCCAACGTCACTGTGCGTGCCAACATCGCTGCCATCACTGAATCAGACAAGTTCTTCATCAATGGCTCCAACTGGGAGGGCATCCTGGGGCTGGCCTACGCTGAGATCGCCAGG CCTGACGACTCCCTGGAGCCATTCTTTGACTCGTTGGTAAAGCAGACCCACGTGCCCAATCTCTTCTCCCTGCAGCTCTGTGGTGCTGGCTTCCCCCTCAACCAGTCGGAAGTGCTGGCCTCAGTTGGAGGGAGCATG ATCATCGGGGGTATCGACCACTCGCTGTACATGGGCAGCCTCTGGTACACACCCATCCGGCGGGAATGGTATTATGAGGTGATCATTGTGCGGGTGGAGATCAATGGACAGGATCTGAAAATGGACTGCAAGGAG TACAACTATGACAAGAGCATCGTTGACAGCGGCACCACCAACCTTCGTTTGCCCAAGAAAGTGTTTGAAGCTGCTGTCAAATCCATCAAGGCAGCCTCCTCG ACGGAGAAGTTTCCAGACGGTTTCTGGCTCGGGGAGCAGCTGGTGTGCTGGCAAGCAGGCACCACCCCGTGGAACATTTTCCCGGTCATCTCACTCTACCTAATGGGTGAGGTCACCAATCAGTCCTTCCGAATCACCATCCTTCCACAG CAATACCTGCGGCCAGTGGAAGATGTGGCCACGTCCCAAGACGACTGTTACAAGTTCGCCATCTCACAGTCATCCACGGGCACTGTCATGGGAGCTGTTATCATGGAGGGCTTCTACGTTGTCTTTGATCGGGCCCGGAAACGAATTGGCTTTGCTGTCAGCGCTTGCCACG TGCACGATGAGTTCAGGACAGCAGCGGTAGAAGGTCCTTTTGTCACCCTGGACATGGAAGACTGTGGCTACAACATCCCACAGACAGATGAATCGACCCTCATGACCATAGCCTATGTCATGGCTGCCATCTGCGCCCTCTTCATGCTGCCCCTCTGCCTCATGGTGTGTCAGTGGCGCTGCCTCCGCTGCCTGCGCCATCAGCATGATGACTTTGCTGATGACATCTCCCTGCTGAAGTGA
- the BACE1 gene encoding beta-secretase 1 isoform X2 produces MAQALPWLLLWMSSGVLPAHGSQPGIRLPLRSGLGGAPLGLRLPRETDEEPEEPSRRGSFVEMVDNLRGKSGQGYYVEMTVGSPPQTLNILVDTGSSNFAVGAAPHPFLHRYYQRQLSSTYRDLRKGVYVPYTQGKWEGELGTDLVSIPHGPNVTVRANIAAITESDKFFINGSNWEGILGLAYAEIARPDDSLEPFFDSLVKQTHVPNLFSLQLCGAGFPLNQSEVLASVGGSMIIGGIDHSLYMGSLWYTPIRREWYYEVIIVRVEINGQDLKMDCKEYNYDKSIVDSGTTNLRLPKKVFEAAVKSIKAASSTEKFPDGFWLGEQLVCWQAGTTPWNIFPVISLYLMGEVTNQSFRITILPQQYLRPVEDVATSQDDCYKFAISQSSTGTVMGAVIMEGFYVVFDRARKRIGFAVSACHGESARDEGVGSVYPRSPCPVVRVPGPVSLGGSNSCLKPESTYCVKASVGACAFFVSPGMLTPAWTGNLCWRPRTARAASAPWEALDPRVAGWAYSDPVSCRMPRVNATGRVLHLKFSRSR; encoded by the exons ATGGCCCAAGCGCTGCCCTGGCTCCTGCTGTGGATGAGCTCCGGGGTGCTGCCTGCCCACGGCTCCCAGCCTGGCATCCGGCTGCCCCTGCGAAGCGGGCTGGGGGGCGCCCCCCTGGGGCTGCGGCTGCCCCGGGAGACCGACGAGGAGCCCGAGGAGCCCAGCCGGAGGGGCAGCTTTGTGGAGATGGTGGACAACCTGAGGGGCAAGTCCGGTCAGGGCTACTACGTGGAGATGACCGTGGGCAGCCCCCCACAGACG CTCAACATCCTGGTGGACACAGGCAGCAGTAACTTCGCAGTGGGGGCCGCCCCCCACCCTTTCCTGCACCGCTACTACCAGAGGCAGCT GTCCAGTACATACCGGGACCTCCGGAAGGGCGTGTATGTGCCCTACACCCAGGGCAAGTGGGAGGGGGAGCTGGGCACCGACCTGGTGAGCATCCCCCACGGCCCCAACGTCACTGTGCGTGCCAACATCGCTGCCATCACTGAATCAGACAAGTTCTTCATCAATGGCTCCAACTGGGAGGGCATCCTGGGGCTGGCCTACGCTGAGATCGCCAGG CCTGACGACTCCCTGGAGCCATTCTTTGACTCGTTGGTAAAGCAGACCCACGTGCCCAATCTCTTCTCCCTGCAGCTCTGTGGTGCTGGCTTCCCCCTCAACCAGTCGGAAGTGCTGGCCTCAGTTGGAGGGAGCATG ATCATCGGGGGTATCGACCACTCGCTGTACATGGGCAGCCTCTGGTACACACCCATCCGGCGGGAATGGTATTATGAGGTGATCATTGTGCGGGTGGAGATCAATGGACAGGATCTGAAAATGGACTGCAAGGAG TACAACTATGACAAGAGCATCGTTGACAGCGGCACCACCAACCTTCGTTTGCCCAAGAAAGTGTTTGAAGCTGCTGTCAAATCCATCAAGGCAGCCTCCTCG ACGGAGAAGTTTCCAGACGGTTTCTGGCTCGGGGAGCAGCTGGTGTGCTGGCAAGCAGGCACCACCCCGTGGAACATTTTCCCGGTCATCTCACTCTACCTAATGGGTGAGGTCACCAATCAGTCCTTCCGAATCACCATCCTTCCACAG CAATACCTGCGGCCAGTGGAAGATGTGGCCACGTCCCAAGACGACTGTTACAAGTTCGCCATCTCACAGTCATCCACGGGCACTGTCATGGGAGCTGTTATCATGGAGGGCTTCTACGTTGTCTTTGATCGGGCCCGGAAACGAATTGGCTTTGCTGTCAGCGCTTGCCACGGTGAGAGCGCCAGGGACGAGGGTGTGGGGTCAGTCTATCCACGTTCTCCCTGTCCAGTGGTGAGGGTACCCGGCCCTGTCAGTCTGGGAGGCAGTAACAGTTGCCTCAAGCCAGAGTCCACGTATTGTGTAAAAGCTAGCGTTGGTGCTTGTGCTTTTTTTGTATCGCCTGGCATGCTGACCCCTGCCTGGACTGGCAACCTCTGTTGGAGACCCAGAACAGCAAGAGCTGCCTCGGCACCTTGGGAAGCTCTAGATCCAAGGGTGGCGGGCTGGGCCTATAGCGACCCTGTCAGCTGCCGTATGCCAAGGGTGAATGCTACTGGCAGGGTCTTGCACCTGAAATTCAGCAGGAGCAGGTGA
- the BACE1 gene encoding beta-secretase 1 isoform X1: MAQALPWLLLWMSSGVLPAHGSQPGIRLPLRSGLGGAPLGLRLPRETDEEPEEPSRRGSFVEMVDNLRGKSGQGYYVEMTVGSPPQTLNILVDTGSSNFAVGAAPHPFLHRYYQRQLSSTYRDLRKGVYVPYTQGKWEGELGTDLVSIPHGPNVTVRANIAAITESDKFFINGSNWEGILGLAYAEIARPDDSLEPFFDSLVKQTHVPNLFSLQLCGAGFPLNQSEVLASVGGSMIIGGIDHSLYMGSLWYTPIRREWYYEVIIVRVEINGQDLKMDCKEYNYDKSIVDSGTTNLRLPKKVFEAAVKSIKAASSTEKFPDGFWLGEQLVCWQAGTTPWNIFPVISLYLMGEVTNQSFRITILPQQYLRPVEDVATSQDDCYKFAISQSSTGTVMGAVIMEGFYVVFDRARKRIGFAVSACHGESARDEGVGSVYPRSPCPVVRVPGPVSLGGSNSCLKPESTYCVKASVGACAFFVSPGMLTPAWTGNLCWRPRTARAASAPWEALDPRVAGWAYSDPVSCRMPRVNATGRVLHLKFSRSSAR; the protein is encoded by the exons ATGGCCCAAGCGCTGCCCTGGCTCCTGCTGTGGATGAGCTCCGGGGTGCTGCCTGCCCACGGCTCCCAGCCTGGCATCCGGCTGCCCCTGCGAAGCGGGCTGGGGGGCGCCCCCCTGGGGCTGCGGCTGCCCCGGGAGACCGACGAGGAGCCCGAGGAGCCCAGCCGGAGGGGCAGCTTTGTGGAGATGGTGGACAACCTGAGGGGCAAGTCCGGTCAGGGCTACTACGTGGAGATGACCGTGGGCAGCCCCCCACAGACG CTCAACATCCTGGTGGACACAGGCAGCAGTAACTTCGCAGTGGGGGCCGCCCCCCACCCTTTCCTGCACCGCTACTACCAGAGGCAGCT GTCCAGTACATACCGGGACCTCCGGAAGGGCGTGTATGTGCCCTACACCCAGGGCAAGTGGGAGGGGGAGCTGGGCACCGACCTGGTGAGCATCCCCCACGGCCCCAACGTCACTGTGCGTGCCAACATCGCTGCCATCACTGAATCAGACAAGTTCTTCATCAATGGCTCCAACTGGGAGGGCATCCTGGGGCTGGCCTACGCTGAGATCGCCAGG CCTGACGACTCCCTGGAGCCATTCTTTGACTCGTTGGTAAAGCAGACCCACGTGCCCAATCTCTTCTCCCTGCAGCTCTGTGGTGCTGGCTTCCCCCTCAACCAGTCGGAAGTGCTGGCCTCAGTTGGAGGGAGCATG ATCATCGGGGGTATCGACCACTCGCTGTACATGGGCAGCCTCTGGTACACACCCATCCGGCGGGAATGGTATTATGAGGTGATCATTGTGCGGGTGGAGATCAATGGACAGGATCTGAAAATGGACTGCAAGGAG TACAACTATGACAAGAGCATCGTTGACAGCGGCACCACCAACCTTCGTTTGCCCAAGAAAGTGTTTGAAGCTGCTGTCAAATCCATCAAGGCAGCCTCCTCG ACGGAGAAGTTTCCAGACGGTTTCTGGCTCGGGGAGCAGCTGGTGTGCTGGCAAGCAGGCACCACCCCGTGGAACATTTTCCCGGTCATCTCACTCTACCTAATGGGTGAGGTCACCAATCAGTCCTTCCGAATCACCATCCTTCCACAG CAATACCTGCGGCCAGTGGAAGATGTGGCCACGTCCCAAGACGACTGTTACAAGTTCGCCATCTCACAGTCATCCACGGGCACTGTCATGGGAGCTGTTATCATGGAGGGCTTCTACGTTGTCTTTGATCGGGCCCGGAAACGAATTGGCTTTGCTGTCAGCGCTTGCCACGGTGAGAGCGCCAGGGACGAGGGTGTGGGGTCAGTCTATCCACGTTCTCCCTGTCCAGTGGTGAGGGTACCCGGCCCTGTCAGTCTGGGAGGCAGTAACAGTTGCCTCAAGCCAGAGTCCACGTATTGTGTAAAAGCTAGCGTTGGTGCTTGTGCTTTTTTTGTATCGCCTGGCATGCTGACCCCTGCCTGGACTGGCAACCTCTGTTGGAGACCCAGAACAGCAAGAGCTGCCTCGGCACCTTGGGAAGCTCTAGATCCAAGGGTGGCGGGCTGGGCCTATAGCGACCCTGTCAGCTGCCGTATGCCAAGGGTGAATGCTACTGGCAGGGTCTTGCACCTGAAATTCAGCAGGAGCAG TGCACGATGA